One stretch of Arachis hypogaea cultivar Tifrunner chromosome 20, arahy.Tifrunner.gnm2.J5K5, whole genome shotgun sequence DNA includes these proteins:
- the LOC112782669 gene encoding agamous-like MADS-box protein MADS2 isoform X2 → MGRGRVELKRIENKINRQVTFAKRRNGLLKKAYELSVLCDAEVALIIFSNRGKLYEFCSSNSMLKTLERYQKCSYGAVEVNKPAKELENSYREYLKLKARFESLQRTQRNLLGEDLGPLGTKELEQLERQLDTSLRQVRSTKTQFMLDQLADLQNKEQILVEANRSLTMKLEEINSRNQYRQPWEAGEQSMQYGTQNAHSQGFFQPLECNPTLQIGPDYRYNPVASDQITATTQAQQVNGFVPGWML, encoded by the exons ATGGGAAGGGGAAGAGTGGAACTGAAAAGAATAGAGAACAAGATAAACAGGCAGGTGACGTTTGCAAAGAGGAGGAATGGACTTCTCAAGAAAGCTTATGAGCTTTCTGTTCTGTGTGATGCTGAAGTTGCTCTTATCATCTTCTCTAACCGCGGAAAGCTTTATGAGTTTTGTAGCAGCAATAG CATGCTCAAAACACTTGAAAGGTACCAAAAATGTAGCTATGGTGCAGTAGAAGTCAACAAACCTGCCAAAGAGCTTGAG AACAGTTACCGTGAGTATCTAAAACTGAAAGCAAGATTTGAATCTCTTCAAAGGACTCAGAG GAACCTTCTTGGTGAAGACTTAGGTCCATTAGGCACCAAAGAGCTTGAGCAGCTTGAGCGTCAACTTGATACATCTCTCAGGCAAGTCAGGTCTACTAAG ACTCAATTCATGCTGGACCAGTTAGCTGATCTGCAAAACAAG GAACAGATTCTGGTGGAAGCAAACAGATCTTTAACCATGAAG CTGGAGGAAATCAATTCAAGAAACCAGTATCGGCAACCGTGGGAGGCCGGCGAACAAAGCATGCAATATGGTACACAGAATGCTCACTCTCAAGGCTTTTTCCAGCCTCTGGAATGCAATCCCACATTGCAGATAGG TCCTGATTACAGGTACAACCCTGTAGCTTCAGATCAGATAACGGCAACAACTCAGGCTCAACAAGTGAATGGATTTGTTCCTGGATGGATGCTTTGA
- the LOC112782669 gene encoding agamous-like MADS-box protein MADS2 isoform X1: MGRGRVELKRIENKINRQVTFAKRRNGLLKKAYELSVLCDAEVALIIFSNRGKLYEFCSSNSMLKTLERYQKCSYGAVEVNKPAKELEQNSYREYLKLKARFESLQRTQRNLLGEDLGPLGTKELEQLERQLDTSLRQVRSTKTQFMLDQLADLQNKEQILVEANRSLTMKLEEINSRNQYRQPWEAGEQSMQYGTQNAHSQGFFQPLECNPTLQIGPDYRYNPVASDQITATTQAQQVNGFVPGWML, translated from the exons ATGGGAAGGGGAAGAGTGGAACTGAAAAGAATAGAGAACAAGATAAACAGGCAGGTGACGTTTGCAAAGAGGAGGAATGGACTTCTCAAGAAAGCTTATGAGCTTTCTGTTCTGTGTGATGCTGAAGTTGCTCTTATCATCTTCTCTAACCGCGGAAAGCTTTATGAGTTTTGTAGCAGCAATAG CATGCTCAAAACACTTGAAAGGTACCAAAAATGTAGCTATGGTGCAGTAGAAGTCAACAAACCTGCCAAAGAGCTTGAG CAGAACAGTTACCGTGAGTATCTAAAACTGAAAGCAAGATTTGAATCTCTTCAAAGGACTCAGAG GAACCTTCTTGGTGAAGACTTAGGTCCATTAGGCACCAAAGAGCTTGAGCAGCTTGAGCGTCAACTTGATACATCTCTCAGGCAAGTCAGGTCTACTAAG ACTCAATTCATGCTGGACCAGTTAGCTGATCTGCAAAACAAG GAACAGATTCTGGTGGAAGCAAACAGATCTTTAACCATGAAG CTGGAGGAAATCAATTCAAGAAACCAGTATCGGCAACCGTGGGAGGCCGGCGAACAAAGCATGCAATATGGTACACAGAATGCTCACTCTCAAGGCTTTTTCCAGCCTCTGGAATGCAATCCCACATTGCAGATAGG TCCTGATTACAGGTACAACCCTGTAGCTTCAGATCAGATAACGGCAACAACTCAGGCTCAACAAGTGAATGGATTTGTTCCTGGATGGATGCTTTGA